The Streptomyces sp. NBC_00335 DNA window GGACGCCGGGCAGGGCGCAACAGCTTGAGTGGTGACCGAACTTCCTACCCCGAATGACCGGGGCGAGGTTCAGAGGGTCTGCGGTGACGGTTACCGCACTCTCAGCGCTGTGGCGCTCCCCTGTCGGAATATGAAATTGGTTTCGGCCACAGGGTACCCCGTGGCCGAATGCGAACCTCAACTGGCGGAAATCAGCGCTCCGAGGCGGCGAGCTGGCCGCACGCGCCGTCGATCTCCTGGCCACGGGTGTCGCGGACGGTCACCGGCACGCCGTGGCGGGCGATGGCGTCAACGAAGGCCTTCTCGTCCTCGGGCCGCGAAGCGGTCCACTTCGAGCCCGGCGTCGGGTTCAGCGGGATCAGGTTGACGTGCACGCGCTTGCCCTTGAGCAGCTTGCCGAGCAGGTCGCCGCGCCAGGCCTGGTCGTTGATGTCGCGGATCAGGGCGTACTCGATGGAGATCCGGCGGCCGGACTTCTCCGCGTACTCCCAGGCCGCGCCGAGCACCTCGCGGACGTTCCAGCGGGTGTTCACGGGGACCAGGGTGTCGCGCAGCTCGTCGTCCGGGGCGTGCAGGGAGACGGCGAGGCGGCACTTGAAGCCCTCGTCGGCGAAGCGCAGCATCGCCGGGACCAGACCCACGGTGGAGACGGTGATCCCGCGCTGGGACAGGCCCAGGCCATCGGGCTCCGGGTCGGTGAGGCGGCGGATGGCGCCGACGACGCGGTTGTAGTTGGCGAGCGGCTCACCCATGCCCATGAAGACGATGTTCGACAGCCGGGCGGGCCCGCCGGGGACCTCGCCGTCGCGCAGGGCGCGCATGCCGTCGACGATCTGGTGCACGATCTCGGCGGTCGACAGGTTGCGGTCGAGGCCCGCCTGGCCGGTGGCGCAGAACGGGCAGTTCATTCCGCAG harbors:
- the rlmN gene encoding 23S rRNA (adenine(2503)-C(2))-methyltransferase RlmN codes for the protein MARPVPGELTFVAPRGAKKPPRHLADLTPEERREAVAAIGEKPFRAKQLSQHYFARYAHDPAEWTDIPAASREKLQQELLPDLMNVLRHISCDDDTTRKTLWKLHDGTLVESVLMRYPDRVTMCISSQAGCGMNCPFCATGQAGLDRNLSTAEIVHQIVDGMRALRDGEVPGGPARLSNIVFMGMGEPLANYNRVVGAIRRLTDPEPDGLGLSQRGITVSTVGLVPAMLRFADEGFKCRLAVSLHAPDDELRDTLVPVNTRWNVREVLGAAWEYAEKSGRRISIEYALIRDINDQAWRGDLLGKLLKGKRVHVNLIPLNPTPGSKWTASRPEDEKAFVDAIARHGVPVTVRDTRGQEIDGACGQLAASER